In a single window of the Natronosalvus caseinilyticus genome:
- a CDS encoding 30S ribosomal protein S11 encodes MADDDKWGIAHVHASFNNTVMTVTDLTGAETIAKSSGGTAVKQNRDEASPYAAMQMAESIADEIKAAGITGLHVRVRGPGGNLQKSPGPGAQATIRALARAGLEIGRIEDVTPIPHDGSRAPKGKGGY; translated from the coding sequence ATGGCAGACGACGACAAATGGGGCATTGCCCACGTACACGCATCGTTCAACAACACCGTCATGACCGTGACCGACCTCACGGGTGCGGAGACGATCGCGAAGTCCTCCGGCGGGACGGCGGTCAAGCAGAACCGCGACGAGGCATCGCCGTATGCGGCCATGCAGATGGCCGAGTCCATCGCCGACGAGATCAAGGCGGCCGGCATCACCGGCCTTCACGTCCGCGTTCGCGGTCCCGGTGGCAACCTACAGAAGTCCCCCGGACCTGGCGCGCAGGCGACGATTCGCGCGCTCGCCCGTGCGGGTCTCGAGATTGGCCGCATCGAAGACGTCACGCCGATCCCCCACGACGGATCGCGCGCACCCAAAGGCAAGGGCGGCTACTAG
- a CDS encoding 30S ribosomal protein S4, whose translation MPLGSNTKQYETPNHPYQGERISNEHALLDRYGLKNKEELWRAQSELRSYRREARDLLAQPQDEATVINRTEEFLGRLKRVGILNEGDELGAVLSLEIEDVLERRLQTVAYRKGLAQTPQQARQFITHGHIVLDGQRQRVPSYVVDVDEEDLVDFDENSPIADELHPARAEGQ comes from the coding sequence ATGCCGCTGGGATCCAACACCAAGCAGTACGAGACGCCGAATCACCCCTACCAGGGCGAGCGCATCTCGAACGAGCACGCGCTGCTCGACCGCTACGGCCTGAAGAACAAAGAAGAGCTCTGGCGAGCCCAGTCCGAACTTCGCTCGTACCGACGCGAGGCTCGTGACCTGCTCGCCCAGCCACAGGACGAAGCGACCGTCATCAACCGGACCGAGGAGTTCCTCGGACGCCTCAAGCGCGTCGGGATCCTCAACGAAGGCGACGAACTCGGCGCCGTCCTGAGCCTCGAGATCGAGGACGTCCTCGAGCGCCGTCTCCAGACGGTCGCCTACCGCAAGGGACTGGCCCAGACGCCACAGCAGGCGCGCCAGTTCATCACGCACGGCCACATCGTTCTGGACGGCCAGCGCCAGCGAGTCCCGTCGTACGTCGTCGACGTCGACGAGGAGGACCTGGTCGACTTCGACGAGAACAGTCCGATCGCGGACGAACTCCACCCGGCACGAGCGGAGGGTCAATAA
- a CDS encoding 30S ribosomal protein S13, whose product MSEEEPQEQEEDELQYFVRIGKTDLDGTKSVERSLAEMNGIGRRAARIIAEEAGVDRTATFGALEQETIDEVVTLVENYADEVPEWLTNRQKDFYTGETTHEIGNDLQLTRQHDINRMKMIDSYRGVRHKRGQKVRGQRTKSTGRTEGTIGVNVEEIREEQAEEAAAEAEDDE is encoded by the coding sequence ATGAGTGAGGAAGAACCGCAAGAACAGGAGGAAGACGAGCTTCAGTACTTCGTCCGGATCGGGAAGACCGACCTCGACGGGACGAAGTCCGTCGAACGCTCGCTCGCCGAGATGAACGGAATCGGCCGACGTGCCGCCCGGATCATCGCGGAGGAAGCCGGCGTCGACCGTACGGCGACGTTCGGTGCCCTCGAGCAAGAGACGATCGACGAAGTCGTCACACTCGTAGAGAACTACGCCGACGAGGTCCCAGAGTGGCTCACCAACCGCCAGAAGGACTTCTACACCGGCGAAACGACCCACGAGATCGGCAACGATCTCCAGTTGACCCGTCAACACGACATCAACCGCATGAAGATGATCGACTCCTATCGGGGAGTCCGTCACAAGCGCGGCCAGAAGGTCCGCGGCCAGCGGACGAAGTCCACCGGCCGAACGGAAGGGACCATCGGCGTCAACGTCGAGGAGATCCGCGAAGAACAGGCCGAGGAAGCCGCAGCGGAAGCGGAGGATGACGAATAA